In the Chroococcidiopsis sp. SAG 2025 genome, one interval contains:
- a CDS encoding IS5 family transposase (programmed frameshift), protein MSRKAYKSDLTDREWQIIEPLIPPVRPGGHPRTVDMREVVNAIFYLLKTGCAWEMLPHDFPPYSTVYYYFRRWQKRGIWQQINLALREQVRMKLGKSHQATAAIVDSQSVKTTRKKGEVSGFDGGKLVKGRKRHVVVDPQGLLMGVVITEANASERLGAIVALLEECYNSKSLELIWADSGYSGENFAQAVMVVCGAEVEIVKRITDGFEVLPRRWVVERTFGWLGRYRRLSKDYELLPEISESMVYAVMVRLMLRRLAA, encoded by the exons ATGAGTAGAAAAGCTTACAAAAGTGATTTAACCGATCGAGAATGGCAAATCATTGAACCATTAATTCCACCTGTAAGACCAGGAGGACATCCACGTACTGTGGATATGCGTGAGGTAGTAAATGCCATCTTTTATTTGCTGAAAACTGGCTGTGCTTGGGAGATGCTACCACATGACTTCCCACCCTATTCAACGGTTTATTATTACTTTCGGCGTTGGCAAAAACGAGGAATTTGGCAGCAGATAAATCTTGCCTTACGTGAACAAGTACGGATGAAGCTGGGCAAATCTCATCAAGCTACTGCTGCAATTGTGGATAGCCAGTCCGTAAAAACGAC ACGGAAAAAAGGGGAAGTATCCGGCTTTGATGGCGGCAAGCTAGTTAAAGGTCGCAAACGCCATGTCGTAGTAGATCCTCAAGGACTACTAATGGGTGTAGTAATCACCGAAGCTAATGCTTCAGAACGATTAGGAGCAATAGTGGCATTGCTAGAAGAGTGCTATAACTCTAAGTCTTTAGAGCTAATTTGGGCAGATAGTGGCTACAGTGGAGAGAATTTTGCACAAGCTGTAATGGTAGTCTGCGGTGCAGAAGTAGAAATAGTTAAGCGGATTACAGATGGGTTTGAAGTTTTGCCCAGAAGATGGGTAGTTGAACGAACTTTTGGCTGGCTAGGACGCTATCGACGACTAAGTAAGGATTATGAA
- a CDS encoding tRNA-binding protein, translated as MNLDDAAIAEISFDDFLKVDMRVGTIIAVEDNLKAKKPAYILTIDFGNLGQKMSSAQITDNYSKAELIGKQIIAVVNFPAKRVAGVKSEVLILGAVPKRSFIKKS; from the coding sequence ATGAATCTTGACGATGCGGCGATCGCAGAAATTTCTTTTGATGATTTTCTCAAAGTCGATATGCGAGTTGGGACAATTATTGCTGTTGAAGATAATTTGAAAGCAAAAAAGCCTGCTTATATACTGACAATAGATTTTGGTAATTTAGGACAAAAAATGAGTTCGGCACAGATTACTGATAACTATTCAAAAGCCGAACTCATCGGCAAGCAAATTATTGCTGTCGTTAACTTCCCAGCGAAAAGAGTAGCAGGCGTTAAGTCGGAAGTCTTAATATTAGGGGCAGTTCCTAAGAGGTCATTTATAAAGAAAAGTTGA
- a CDS encoding class I SAM-dependent methyltransferase produces the protein MSIYNVIGKSYSQFRLPDRRIVDFILSVLQLPPGSTIADIGAGTGGYSRAIAERGFLVYAVEPSEVMRSQAIPHPYVKWVDGCAEAIPLPDNSVDAAICILSLHHFTDLEAALLEIHRVVRTGAIAFFTYDSQARKDFWLDDYFPFLWEYDEDSFYHVEYIVSFIQTHLKKTVDIYPFPLPSDLTDLFLAAGWQQPKMYLNSEVRANMSAFALTDPQLVETGVKQLEADLASGEWQIKYGKYLEFTEFDVGYRIIVAK, from the coding sequence ATGTCTATTTATAATGTTATCGGCAAGTCTTATTCGCAATTTCGGCTTCCAGATCGCCGGATTGTAGATTTCATCCTGAGTGTCCTCCAGTTGCCTCCTGGTAGTACGATCGCCGATATTGGTGCGGGTACGGGAGGATATAGTCGGGCGATCGCAGAACGAGGATTTTTGGTCTATGCTGTCGAACCTTCTGAGGTGATGCGTTCTCAGGCTATACCTCATCCTTATGTGAAGTGGGTTGATGGATGTGCAGAGGCAATTCCTTTACCCGATAATTCAGTTGATGCAGCTATTTGTATTTTGTCTCTACATCATTTTACAGATTTAGAAGCTGCTTTGTTGGAGATACATCGAGTTGTCAGGACGGGGGCGATCGCTTTTTTTACTTATGACTCTCAAGCTAGAAAAGATTTTTGGTTGGATGATTATTTTCCGTTTCTTTGGGAATATGATGAAGACTCATTTTACCACGTGGAATATATTGTATCATTTATTCAAACTCATCTTAAAAAGACAGTAGATATTTACCCTTTTCCTTTACCGTCAGATTTAACAGATTTGTTTCTTGCCGCAGGTTGGCAGCAACCAAAAATGTATTTAAATTCTGAAGTTCGGGCGAATATGTCAGCTTTTGCTTTAACCGATCCTCAGTTAGTAGAGACAGGCGTGAAGCAACTAGAAGCAGATTTAGCGAGTGGAGAATGGCAGATAAAATATGGCAAATATTTAGAATTTACAGAATTTGATGTCGGTTATCGAATTATAGTTGCTAAATGA
- the metH gene encoding methionine synthase: MNSLFLSRLHSPERPVIVFDGAMGTNLQSQNLTAEDFGGSQYEGCNEYLVHTNPEAVAKVHRDFFAAGADVVETDTFGGTSIVLAEYDLADKAYYLNKTAAELAKRVAAEFSTPEKPRFVAGSMGPGTKLPTLGHIDFDTMKTAYVEQAEALYDGGVDLFIVETCQDVLQIKAALNAIEEVFAKKGERRPLMVSVTMESMGTMLVGTEINAALTILEPYKIDILGLNCATGPDLMKPHIKYLSEHSPFIVSCIPNAGLPENVGGQAHYRLTPTELRMHLMHFVEDLGVQVVGGCCGTRPAHIQQLAEIAKELKPGVRNPQLEAAAASIYSTQPYEQDNSFLIVGERLNASGSKKCRDLLNAEDWDGLVSMARAQVKEGAHVLDVNVDYVGRDGERDMHELVSRLVNNVTLPLMLDSTEWQKMEAGLKVAGGKCILNSTNYEDGEERFLKVLELAKKYGAGVVIGTIDEDGMARTADKKFEIAQRAYRQAVEYGIPAREIFFDTLCLPISTGIEEDRKNGKATIEAVRRIRQELPGCHIMLGVSNVSFGLNPAARIVLNSMFLHEAIQVGMDGAIVSASKILPLAKIEEKHQEICRQLIYDDRKFEGDVCVYDPLTELTTLFEGVTTKRDKGVDENLPIEERLKRHIIDGERIGLEQALAEAMKQYPPLDIINVYLLDGMKVVGELFGSGQMQLPFVLQSAETMKAAVAYLEPHMEKSEGGNRAKGTFIIATVKGDVHDIGKNLVDIILSNNGYKVINLGIKQPVENIINAYEQHKADCIAMSGLLVKSTAFMKENLATFNEKGITVPVILGGAALTPKFVYEDCQNTYKGKVVYGKDAFSDLHFMDKLMPAKATSQWDDLKGFLGESADAEVNGNGHKEPVVESDSSLQYERVSKPAPTEIDTKRSEAVAIDIERPAPPFWGTKLLQPQDIPWDEIFWHLDLQALIAGQWQFRKPKEQSKEDYQAFLNEKVYPILEDWKQKIVTENLLHPQVIYGYFPCQSEGNTLYVYNPENHAEQVTSFEFPRQKSLRRLCIADFFAPKESGIIDVFPMQAVTVGHIATEYAQKLFAANQYTDYLYFHGLAVQIAEALAEWTHARIRRELGFGAEEPDNIRDMLAQRYRGSRYSFGYPACPNIQDQYKQLDLLETKRIDLYMDESEQLYPEQSTTAIVTYHPVAKYFSA; this comes from the coding sequence ATGAATAGTTTGTTTCTATCTCGACTGCATAGCCCAGAACGCCCAGTTATTGTATTTGACGGCGCAATGGGGACGAATTTACAATCGCAAAACCTGACGGCTGAGGATTTTGGCGGTTCTCAGTACGAAGGCTGTAACGAATATCTCGTTCACACCAACCCAGAAGCAGTGGCAAAAGTTCATCGCGACTTCTTCGCTGCTGGTGCGGACGTGGTGGAAACCGATACCTTTGGCGGGACATCCATCGTTTTAGCAGAGTATGACTTAGCGGATAAAGCCTATTATTTAAATAAAACCGCAGCAGAACTTGCCAAGCGGGTAGCCGCAGAATTTTCTACCCCAGAAAAACCACGATTTGTAGCGGGTTCGATGGGTCCTGGAACCAAACTGCCAACTCTAGGACACATCGATTTCGACACGATGAAAACGGCTTACGTCGAACAAGCAGAAGCCTTGTATGATGGTGGTGTCGATCTATTCATTGTCGAAACGTGTCAAGACGTACTGCAAATTAAAGCAGCCTTGAATGCGATCGAAGAAGTGTTTGCTAAAAAAGGCGAACGTCGTCCTTTAATGGTTTCCGTAACGATGGAATCGATGGGGACAATGCTAGTCGGAACGGAAATTAATGCCGCGCTGACGATTCTAGAACCCTATAAAATTGACATTCTCGGTCTGAACTGCGCCACGGGACCAGACTTGATGAAGCCGCACATTAAATATTTGTCGGAACACTCGCCTTTTATCGTTTCCTGTATTCCTAACGCGGGTTTACCGGAAAACGTCGGCGGACAAGCACACTATCGCCTCACGCCAACAGAATTGCGGATGCATTTGATGCATTTTGTGGAAGATTTGGGTGTCCAAGTAGTCGGGGGTTGCTGTGGGACACGTCCAGCACACATTCAACAACTGGCTGAAATTGCTAAAGAATTAAAACCAGGGGTGAGAAATCCGCAACTAGAAGCCGCAGCAGCATCGATTTATAGCACTCAACCCTACGAACAGGATAACTCTTTCCTCATAGTCGGGGAACGCTTAAACGCCAGTGGTTCTAAAAAGTGCCGCGATTTACTCAACGCTGAAGATTGGGACGGACTGGTATCGATGGCAAGGGCGCAGGTTAAAGAAGGCGCGCACGTCCTCGATGTTAACGTGGATTACGTGGGACGAGATGGCGAACGGGATATGCACGAATTAGTGTCCCGTTTGGTGAATAACGTAACTCTACCTTTGATGCTGGACTCTACAGAATGGCAAAAGATGGAGGCGGGATTAAAGGTAGCTGGGGGTAAATGCATCCTCAACTCCACCAACTACGAAGATGGGGAAGAACGATTCCTCAAAGTTTTGGAGTTGGCGAAAAAGTATGGTGCTGGTGTCGTCATTGGTACGATTGACGAAGATGGAATGGCACGAACGGCAGATAAAAAGTTTGAAATTGCCCAGCGTGCCTACAGACAAGCAGTAGAATACGGCATTCCTGCCCGCGAAATCTTTTTCGATACTCTCTGTTTGCCAATTTCGACGGGGATTGAGGAAGATAGGAAAAATGGTAAAGCGACAATTGAAGCGGTGCGTCGCATTCGCCAGGAACTACCAGGCTGTCATATTATGCTGGGTGTTTCCAACGTTTCCTTTGGTTTGAACCCAGCAGCGCGGATCGTACTCAATTCCATGTTCCTACACGAAGCAATCCAGGTAGGCATGGATGGAGCGATCGTCAGTGCTAGTAAGATATTACCATTGGCGAAGATTGAGGAGAAACATCAAGAGATTTGCCGTCAGCTAATTTACGACGATCGCAAATTTGAAGGTGATGTCTGCGTTTACGACCCCTTAACTGAGTTGACGACGCTATTTGAAGGGGTGACAACGAAGCGTGATAAAGGTGTAGATGAGAATCTTCCGATTGAAGAACGCCTCAAACGTCACATCATCGACGGGGAACGGATTGGTTTAGAACAAGCCTTAGCCGAAGCCATGAAGCAATATCCACCTTTGGATATTATCAATGTCTATCTACTGGATGGCATGAAAGTTGTCGGCGAACTGTTTGGTTCGGGACAGATGCAACTCCCATTCGTGTTGCAGTCGGCGGAGACGATGAAAGCAGCCGTGGCTTATCTCGAACCCCACATGGAAAAGTCGGAAGGTGGTAACAGAGCCAAAGGAACCTTTATTATTGCCACGGTGAAGGGTGATGTCCACGACATCGGCAAGAATTTGGTAGATATCATCCTGTCAAACAACGGCTACAAGGTAATTAATCTGGGAATTAAGCAGCCAGTAGAAAATATCATCAATGCCTACGAACAGCACAAGGCTGATTGTATTGCCATGAGTGGCTTATTGGTAAAATCCACTGCCTTCATGAAAGAGAATTTGGCGACATTTAACGAAAAAGGAATTACCGTTCCGGTAATTTTAGGTGGTGCGGCGCTAACACCAAAGTTTGTTTATGAAGATTGCCAAAACACTTACAAAGGTAAAGTCGTGTATGGCAAAGATGCTTTTTCCGACTTGCACTTCATGGATAAATTAATGCCAGCGAAGGCTACAAGTCAATGGGACGATCTTAAAGGCTTTTTGGGTGAATCGGCTGACGCGGAAGTAAACGGGAACGGACACAAAGAACCTGTTGTAGAATCTGACTCCTCACTCCAGTACGAGCGGGTTTCTAAACCCGCCCCTACCGAAATTGACACCAAGAGATCCGAAGCAGTAGCAATAGACATAGAACGTCCCGCGCCGCCTTTCTGGGGGACAAAGCTATTGCAACCGCAAGATATTCCTTGGGATGAGATTTTCTGGCATTTAGATTTACAGGCTTTAATTGCCGGACAATGGCAATTCCGCAAGCCGAAAGAACAATCTAAGGAAGACTATCAGGCTTTCTTAAATGAGAAAGTCTATCCAATTCTAGAAGATTGGAAGCAAAAGATTGTTACCGAAAATCTCTTGCACCCACAAGTGATTTATGGGTATTTCCCCTGTCAGTCAGAAGGAAATACATTGTATGTCTACAATCCAGAAAACCACGCCGAACAGGTAACATCATTTGAGTTTCCTAGACAAAAATCCTTGCGCCGTCTGTGTATTGCTGATTTCTTCGCACCGAAGGAGTCAGGAATTATCGATGTTTTCCCCATGCAAGCGGTGACAGTAGGACACATTGCCACAGAATACGCTCAAAAGCTATTTGCAGCCAACCAGTATACAGACTATCTCTATTTCCACGGTTTAGCAGTGCAAATAGCAGAAGCTTTAGCAGAGTGGACGCACGCCAGAATTAGGCGCGAATTAGGATTTGGGGCTGAAGAACCAGATAACATTCGAGATATGTTAGCGCAACGCTATCGCGGTTCGCGCTACAGCTTTGGTTATCCCGCCTGTCCGAATATTCAGGATCAGTACAAGCAACTGGATTTGTTAGAGACGAAGAGGATCGATTTGTATATGGATGAAAGCGAACAGCTTTATCCCGAACAATCTACTACTGCCATTGTGACCTATCACCCAGTCGCAAAATACTTTAGTGCTTAA
- a CDS encoding response regulator, producing the protein MTISNLMENCGLQSNHQQHLILAVDDDKDNLELLVQVLQFVQCSFITADDGKTAVQKAQQHYPDLILLDMMLPDISGIEVVKSLQQNPQTKGIPIVAITAMARAENQQQFLAEGCLKCITKPYSIDELQEIIYYYLFNRNDARPKCSSSATTMKYLSWRNSTILNFRFWIFPL; encoded by the coding sequence TTGACAATTTCCAACCTGATGGAAAATTGCGGTCTACAATCTAACCATCAGCAGCATTTAATCCTAGCAGTTGATGATGATAAGGATAATTTAGAGTTGCTTGTTCAGGTACTTCAGTTCGTTCAGTGTTCGTTCATTACTGCTGACGATGGTAAGACTGCTGTACAGAAGGCGCAGCAACACTACCCAGACTTGATTTTGCTCGATATGATGCTACCTGACATCAGTGGTATAGAAGTTGTCAAAAGTCTTCAACAAAATCCTCAAACCAAGGGCATTCCCATCGTTGCTATTACTGCTATGGCTAGGGCAGAAAACCAACAACAATTTCTAGCAGAAGGTTGTTTAAAATGCATTACCAAGCCTTATAGCATTGATGAGTTGCAAGAAATTATCTATTACTATCTCTTCAATAGAAATGATGCCCGACCAAAATGCAGTTCTTCAGCCACCACGATGAAATATTTGAGTTGGCGAAACTCTACCATTTTGAATTTTAGATTTTGGATTTTTCCTTTGTAG
- a CDS encoding aldo/keto reductase: MQVRYSIAQRAAQERILPAAAERGTAVLANMPFEKARLFELVKGRPLPNFAREIGCENWAQFFLKYAISHPAVTCAIPATTNPNHVAQNMGAMRGELPDKAMRDRMVKYMESIPGFDKLTQTPWYPGKQFAGLVRLPNPRPVG, encoded by the coding sequence GTGCAAGTCCGTTACTCGATCGCTCAACGCGCAGCCCAAGAAAGGATTCTGCCAGCAGCAGCAGAGCGAGGAACAGCAGTTTTAGCCAATATGCCCTTTGAGAAGGCACGTCTATTTGAATTGGTGAAAGGACGACCCCTACCCAATTTTGCCCGCGAGATTGGTTGCGAGAATTGGGCGCAATTTTTCCTCAAGTATGCGATTTCTCACCCTGCTGTAACTTGTGCTATTCCAGCGACAACAAACCCAAATCACGTTGCCCAGAATATGGGAGCAATGCGAGGAGAACTACCCGATAAAGCAATGCGCGATCGCATGGTGAAGTACATGGAGAGCATTCCTGGTTTTGACAAACTAACCCAAACACCTTGGTATCCAGGGAAGCAGTTTGCTGGATTGGTACGCCTGCCGAATCCACGTCCAGTTGGATGA
- a CDS encoding class I SAM-dependent methyltransferase, whose amino-acid sequence MSDRIEEVREFWNSVADDWDIQVGDDGDSNRRLNSDPVLWKFVGDIRGLRILDAGCGTGYLSRKLASQGAIVTAIDLSDKMIEIAREKANISGQNIDFHVDNCETMDSLEDNFFDAIVSNYVLMDVPNLEYTMRAFNRVLKVNGNAVVVFSHPCFPQGRAMVVEDSGEVLYHWSFSYFEAQKCIEPPWKHFTSEFIWFHRPLSDYWKAFRNAGFAITDFEEPRITEQQFHLAETEREIKNAQTRPYSVAFKLKKV is encoded by the coding sequence ATGAGCGATCGCATTGAAGAAGTCCGTGAATTTTGGAATTCAGTTGCTGATGATTGGGACATACAAGTGGGAGATGATGGAGATAGCAATCGTCGTTTAAATTCCGATCCAGTTTTATGGAAATTTGTTGGAGATATTCGAGGTCTTCGGATTCTGGATGCTGGCTGCGGAACAGGCTATCTTAGTAGGAAATTGGCGAGTCAAGGAGCCATAGTAACGGCAATCGATCTATCCGACAAAATGATTGAAATAGCCCGTGAAAAAGCTAATATAAGCGGTCAAAATATCGACTTTCATGTAGATAACTGCGAGACGATGGACAGTCTTGAAGATAATTTTTTTGACGCGATCGTCTCAAACTACGTTCTTATGGATGTGCCAAATCTTGAATACACGATGAGAGCCTTCAACCGAGTATTGAAAGTCAATGGAAACGCAGTTGTTGTGTTTTCCCATCCATGTTTTCCCCAAGGTAGAGCAATGGTTGTTGAAGATAGTGGTGAGGTGCTTTATCATTGGAGTTTTTCTTATTTCGAGGCACAAAAATGTATTGAGCCACCCTGGAAGCATTTTACGTCAGAATTTATTTGGTTTCACAGACCGCTCTCCGATTACTGGAAAGCATTTAGGAACGCAGGATTTGCAATAACTGACTTTGAAGAGCCAAGAATCACCGAACAGCAATTTCATTTAGCTGAAACTGAACGAGAGATAAAAAATGCTCAAACTCGTCCTTATTCAGTGGCATTCAAATTGAAGAAAGTCTAA
- a CDS encoding bifunctional orotidine-5'-phosphate decarboxylase/orotate phosphoribosyltransferase, whose amino-acid sequence MTFFDKLNAAIARNQSLLFLGLDPNPEMMPSQNSNRSEKSIIDDLGDWLQFVIAQTTDLICAYKPTLGFYQALGVPGMELLERTLKAIPEDMPIILDAKHSDLNTSTIFARTVFDRWRVDAVTLSPYPGQDCIAPFLVYPGKGVFVLCCTSNPGAIALQQYPSPESPFYLQIVKEAKIWGTPEQVCLEVGTTSPDVLAKIRAITPERTIMARSIWAQASNLPQLLAAGLNSNGSGLLVPVPQDVLSQDNPASQIQALRQEVEQARTAAVKSASQCDVWFPNVCLLQQHPHTQLILQLYDLGCIIFGNYVQASGAEFPYYIDLRTIISNPQVFEQVLNAYAEILQNLNFDRIAGIPYGSLPTATGLALRMNYPMIFPRKEVKAHGTRRAIEGYFQPGETVVVVDDILISGKSAIEGAGKLKSAGLNVEDIVVFIDHEEGVRDRLKDNGYRAHAVLKISEITQTLYEAGKIDEAQYQTLTGSRE is encoded by the coding sequence ATGACATTTTTCGATAAATTAAACGCTGCGATCGCCCGCAATCAGAGTTTGTTGTTTCTCGGACTCGATCCAAATCCTGAAATGATGCCAAGCCAAAATTCAAATCGGTCTGAGAAGAGTATTATCGATGATTTGGGGGACTGGTTGCAATTTGTCATCGCCCAAACGACAGATTTAATTTGCGCTTATAAGCCGACTTTGGGCTTTTATCAGGCTTTAGGTGTCCCAGGTATGGAGTTGCTAGAACGGACGCTCAAAGCCATTCCTGAAGACATGCCAATTATTTTGGATGCCAAACACAGCGACCTCAACACTAGTACAATTTTTGCCCGAACAGTATTCGATCGCTGGCGAGTCGATGCTGTCACCCTCAGTCCTTATCCTGGGCAAGATTGCATCGCGCCATTTTTAGTTTATCCAGGCAAGGGAGTATTTGTATTGTGCTGTACTTCTAATCCTGGGGCGATCGCATTACAGCAATATCCTTCGCCTGAATCTCCCTTTTACTTACAAATAGTGAAAGAAGCGAAAATCTGGGGGACTCCCGAACAAGTCTGTTTAGAAGTTGGAACCACTTCCCCTGACGTGCTAGCCAAAATTCGAGCCATTACTCCCGAAAGAACGATTATGGCTCGGAGTATTTGGGCGCAAGCAAGTAATCTACCTCAATTATTAGCCGCAGGTTTAAATTCCAACGGTAGCGGATTACTCGTTCCCGTACCTCAAGACGTTTTGAGCCAAGACAACCCAGCTAGTCAGATTCAAGCTTTGCGACAAGAAGTAGAGCAAGCTAGAACCGCAGCTGTTAAAAGTGCTTCTCAGTGTGACGTGTGGTTTCCCAATGTTTGTTTGTTGCAACAACACCCCCACACCCAATTGATTTTGCAACTCTACGATCTTGGCTGCATTATCTTTGGTAACTACGTACAGGCATCGGGGGCAGAATTTCCTTACTATATCGATCTACGCACGATTATTTCTAATCCCCAAGTTTTCGAGCAAGTTCTCAACGCTTATGCAGAGATCTTACAAAATCTAAACTTCGATCGCATTGCTGGAATTCCCTACGGTTCCTTACCCACTGCTACGGGATTGGCATTACGGATGAATTACCCGATGATTTTTCCCCGCAAGGAAGTTAAAGCCCACGGAACAAGGAGAGCGATCGAAGGGTATTTTCAACCAGGGGAAACAGTTGTAGTCGTTGATGACATTCTGATTAGCGGTAAAAGTGCAATAGAAGGAGCGGGAAAGTTAAAATCGGCGGGTTTAAATGTAGAAGACATTGTTGTATTTATCGACCATGAAGAAGGGGTAAGAGATAGGCTCAAAGATAATGGCTATCGCGCCCATGCCGTGCTAAAAATTTCTGAAATTACCCAAACTTTATACGAAGCAGGCAAAATTGATGAGGCACAGTATCAGACTTTAACAGGGAGCAGGGAGTAG
- a CDS encoding ATP-binding protein, translated as MASNCDLRLTTSFPNVSHVSFKKWRSRLRQFSLKNRLFAPLYVSCLLLILFLIVQGSLNLLVENLHQQAFGWVTHSLLVEQKTEQMLSHALDQQTSIRGYLITKDKELLDNYDRGNNAFHSSFKSLKKLTKGDQSQLEQLQVIESIHTIWQDSFVQSVIAGTASKTYLPGKILFDPMRDVVKTMLQHEAKILSQRQQQLQQINQIKTALEVFNVFIASIGVSWNLWLLRQRVEIPLRHLTQVSQAWRAGKLEIRLGYTTSDEIGRLASVLDEMAAEIRQRQEYSQMRNQQLEDLISALSHDLRTPLLATRNTLRPMLNGAFGSVDETWREILEEYRQSNEQLLKLVDNLLDVSRYEAGGGQHLNWEPLDWAKICSQAVELICQIHDRQRTPTTYIAASLPTVYGDQLEIQRVVQNLLDNAARVSPPDKEITIEVSLLGGDRIKVSVCDRGPGVPPHEKDKLFHRFIQGRGRRGGAGLGLYLCRQIVVAHRGTIEVDSQLGEGSTFWFTLPVSLTFDGEAGVGRGGFPNPPVRESGVGGVGN; from the coding sequence GTGGCTAGTAATTGCGACTTACGACTTACGACTTCTTTTCCTAATGTCTCTCATGTCAGTTTCAAAAAATGGCGCTCGCGGTTGAGGCAATTTTCGCTCAAAAATCGGTTATTTGCCCCTTTGTATGTCAGTTGTTTGCTACTAATTCTATTCCTTATCGTACAAGGTTCTCTGAATCTACTAGTAGAAAATCTCCATCAGCAAGCCTTTGGTTGGGTGACTCATTCTTTACTGGTAGAGCAGAAAACGGAACAGATGTTGAGTCATGCTTTAGATCAACAGACTTCGATTCGAGGCTATTTAATTACTAAAGATAAAGAATTACTCGATAATTACGATCGCGGTAATAATGCTTTTCATAGTAGTTTTAAATCTTTAAAAAAATTGACAAAAGGAGATCAAAGCCAACTAGAACAGCTCCAAGTCATTGAATCAATTCATACAATTTGGCAGGATAGTTTTGTGCAAAGTGTCATAGCTGGTACTGCGAGTAAGACTTATCTACCTGGCAAGATTTTATTCGATCCCATGCGCGATGTTGTCAAAACTATGTTGCAGCATGAAGCAAAAATCCTGTCTCAGCGCCAGCAGCAATTGCAGCAAATTAACCAGATCAAGACCGCGCTGGAAGTCTTCAACGTCTTCATAGCTAGTATTGGAGTTAGCTGGAACTTATGGTTGTTACGCCAGCGGGTAGAAATTCCCCTACGCCATTTAACTCAGGTCAGCCAAGCTTGGCGGGCTGGTAAGCTGGAAATTCGGCTCGGTTATACTACATCAGATGAGATCGGACGGTTGGCTAGCGTACTCGATGAGATGGCAGCAGAAATTCGTCAGCGTCAAGAATACAGTCAAATGCGTAACCAACAGCTAGAAGATTTGATCTCTGCACTGTCTCATGACTTGCGCACGCCTTTACTCGCCACTCGCAATACATTGCGCCCGATGTTGAATGGGGCTTTTGGTTCTGTTGACGAGACTTGGAGAGAAATTCTAGAAGAGTACCGCCAATCGAACGAGCAATTGCTGAAGTTGGTAGATAATTTGCTGGATGTATCTCGTTATGAAGCTGGTGGCGGACAGCACTTAAACTGGGAACCCTTAGATTGGGCAAAGATTTGCTCTCAGGCTGTGGAGCTAATTTGTCAGATTCACGATCGCCAGCGTACTCCCACTACTTATATCGCTGCCTCGCTCCCTACGGTCTACGGCGACCAGTTAGAAATTCAACGAGTGGTGCAAAACTTATTAGATAATGCCGCACGGGTTAGCCCACCAGATAAAGAGATTACAATCGAAGTCAGTTTGTTAGGAGGCGATCGCATCAAAGTCTCGGTTTGCGATCGAGGTCCTGGAGTCCCACCCCACGAAAAAGACAAACTCTTCCATCGCTTTATCCAAGGGAGAGGTAGGCGGGGTGGTGCAGGATTGGGTCTATATCTCTGCCGTCAGATCGTCGTTGCTCACAGAGGTACGATCGAAGTGGATAGTCAGTTAGGTGAAGGCAGTACCTTTTGGTTTACCCTGCCAGTTTCTTTGACATTCGATGGAGAAGCGGGAGTCGGTAGGGGCGGGTTTCCAAACCCGCCCGTACGGGAGTCGGGAGTCGGAGGAGTCGGAAACTAG